A DNA window from Armatimonadota bacterium contains the following coding sequences:
- a CDS encoding DUF1738 domain-containing protein has protein sequence MRSSYQKITDQVIKAIETGDVLPWRKPWKSKSPCNALTGRPYRGINRLVLSMSEYTDHRWLTFNQAKSASGSVKRGQRGYTVMLWSDVEDKDTGKERLVCRAFTVFNVEQCEGLQLPDKRQPQQESLFGVEGAKAIVASYKDSPAIHVGAEIAAYYPQRDQVVMPHLRDFESPEAYYATLLHELVHSTAHPTRLNRPVFEQQVKFGSESYGAEEILAEIGAAFLCSEAGIDNITPCTSYVASWLLKALRNDPSYIIRAASQAQKAADWILGTYHHDATPTAPTRLKGELVVV, from the coding sequence ATGCGAAGCTCCTATCAAAAAATCACAGACCAAGTAATCAAAGCAATCGAAACCGGCGACGTTCTCCCGTGGCGGAAACCGTGGAAGTCGAAGTCCCCTTGCAACGCTCTTACTGGGCGACCTTATCGGGGCATCAACCGCTTAGTGCTCTCAATGAGCGAGTACACCGACCACCGATGGCTCACCTTTAATCAGGCGAAGAGTGCTTCTGGTTCGGTGAAGCGTGGTCAGCGGGGTTATACCGTGATGTTATGGTCGGATGTTGAGGATAAAGACACTGGGAAGGAGCGGTTGGTTTGCCGAGCGTTCACAGTTTTCAACGTCGAACAATGCGAAGGACTTCAATTGCCCGATAAGAGGCAGCCACAGCAAGAATCGCTATTCGGGGTGGAAGGAGCGAAAGCCATCGTCGCTAGCTACAAGGACAGTCCAGCGATTCACGTAGGCGCTGAAATCGCCGCCTACTACCCACAGCGTGACCAGGTGGTGATGCCGCACTTGCGAGATTTCGAGTCACCAGAAGCCTACTATGCGACGCTCCTGCACGAACTTGTTCATAGCACAGCGCATCCGACCCGACTCAATCGCCCGGTGTTTGAACAGCAAGTCAAGTTTGGGTCTGAATCGTACGGAGCTGAGGAAATTTTGGCTGAAATCGGGGCAGCATTCTTGTGTTCGGAAGCTGGAATCGACAACATCACGCCATGCACCAGCTACGTTGCTTCATGGCTCTTGAAGGCGTTGCGAAACGACCCCTCCTACATTATTCGAGCGGCGTCCCAAGCCCAAAAGGCGGCTGACTGGATTCTTGGGACTTACCATCATGATGCCACTCCGACCGCCCCAACTCGGCTGAAGGGCGAGTTGGTCGTAGTTTGA
- a CDS encoding zinc ribbon domain-containing protein: protein MRFGEWLNLHAFEPVVSVQVFDEVQTLLKKNRSRAPKSDNYAYLLRGLIHCPHCGCTYTNSFAKGGAVHYYECLLAKKRLTKCPVVRINCDSLHQAVLASINQAAQHLTVMSEVIRDSGGWGSASEQVLAERSKLGKRLQVLATQRTYLINALEKGFDVDDRYLANQKEKEVTLKRIANLDLEIEAATKLKPKAADVQAVWLQALELWELTTPEERVELMQSLVERVEIKEKDLAVVKMVSISELPGQLFGTTINLGAGARFELATSGL, encoded by the coding sequence TTGCGGTTCGGAGAGTGGCTGAACCTCCATGCATTCGAACCCGTTGTGTCCGTTCAAGTATTCGATGAAGTTCAAACACTCCTCAAGAAGAACCGTAGTCGAGCTCCAAAATCGGATAACTACGCATACCTGCTTCGAGGGCTCATTCACTGCCCACACTGCGGCTGCACTTACACAAATAGCTTTGCGAAGGGCGGAGCCGTCCACTATTACGAGTGCCTGCTCGCCAAGAAGCGGTTGACCAAGTGCCCCGTCGTTCGAATCAACTGTGATTCACTTCATCAGGCTGTTCTGGCGTCCATCAATCAAGCGGCTCAGCACTTGACCGTCATGAGCGAAGTCATCCGGGACTCCGGGGGATGGGGGTCGGCTTCCGAGCAAGTTTTGGCTGAACGCTCTAAACTCGGCAAGCGTCTCCAAGTGTTGGCGACCCAACGAACCTATCTCATCAATGCGCTCGAAAAAGGTTTCGACGTTGACGACCGTTACCTAGCGAACCAGAAGGAGAAGGAGGTGACCTTAAAGCGAATCGCCAACCTAGATTTGGAAATCGAAGCAGCGACGAAACTGAAGCCAAAGGCTGCAGATGTGCAGGCCGTGTGGCTGCAAGCGCTGGAACTCTGGGAGTTGACAACACCGGAGGAGCGTGTCGAACTAATGCAGTCACTGGTCGAAAGAGTCGAGATAAAAGAAAAAGACCTGGCCGTCGTCAAGATGGTCTCCATCTCTGAACTGCCAGGTCAGTTGTTCGGAACAACTATAAATTTGGGTGCGGGGGCGAGATTTGAACTCGCGACCTCCGGGTTATGA
- a CDS encoding restriction endonuclease subunit S, which yields MPGLAVLQERQVKNVGLREKTVLSLSYGRVVVKPEEKLRGLVPESFETYQIVEPGNIIIRPTDLQNDHVSLRVGQVKDKGIITSAYICLETKGSLTPDYAHYLLLGYDLKKVFYGLGSGLRQNLSWTDFRRLPIPVPPADEQAQIVRFIRLLDHRVNRLIKAKRRLIELLNEQKQAIIHRAVTRGLDPTVPLKPSGIDWLGEVPEHWKVKRVRHVAEMLVSNVDKHSH from the coding sequence TTGCCTGGTCTGGCAGTGCTTCAGGAGCGACAAGTCAAGAACGTAGGGCTTCGAGAAAAGACGGTGCTCTCGCTGAGTTACGGAAGAGTCGTCGTGAAGCCTGAAGAAAAACTACGTGGGCTCGTCCCAGAGTCCTTCGAAACTTACCAAATCGTTGAGCCCGGCAATATCATCATCAGACCGACAGACCTGCAAAATGACCATGTTAGTCTTCGAGTCGGCCAGGTTAAAGACAAAGGCATCATCACGTCTGCTTACATTTGCCTTGAAACAAAGGGCAGTCTAACCCCTGACTACGCTCACTACTTGCTCTTGGGTTATGACCTCAAGAAAGTCTTCTACGGACTCGGTTCAGGTCTGAGACAGAATCTCTCTTGGACCGACTTTCGCCGCCTTCCTATTCCCGTCCCGCCTGCCGATGAGCAGGCGCAGATTGTGCGCTTCATTCGCCTTCTTGACCATCGGGTGAATCGGCTCATCAAGGCCAAGCGGCGGCTAATCGAGCTGCTGAACGAGCAGAAGCAAGCCATCATTCACCGTGCCGTCACCCGAGGTCTCGACCCCACCGTCCCCCTAAAACCCTCCGGCATCGACTGGCTCGGGGAAGTGCCAGAGCATTGGAAGGTGAAGAGAGTGCGCCACGTTGCTGAAATGCTAGTCAGCAACGTTGACAAGCACTCCCACTAG
- a CDS encoding DUF4411 family protein, protein METIFFWDANVIITLNENFPATVIPKIHELAESLLNQGRLKVCEHVFREMKGGAAKDWIDNHKEKCFEPVTAETMNVIREVAAIPNFVDATKTESVDADHFLVATALAHQKSMGQNLFLPVAMVVTMEKRKKPEKQRLKVPDACDKLGVKCVDLYGWLSECGYKLDIVPKEINP, encoded by the coding sequence ATGGAAACCATCTTCTTCTGGGATGCCAACGTCATAATCACGTTGAACGAAAACTTTCCGGCGACTGTTATCCCGAAGATTCACGAACTTGCTGAAAGTTTGCTGAATCAAGGTCGCTTAAAAGTCTGCGAGCATGTCTTTCGTGAAATGAAAGGGGGTGCGGCGAAGGATTGGATTGACAATCACAAGGAAAAGTGCTTTGAACCAGTCACAGCGGAGACGATGAATGTCATTCGGGAGGTCGCCGCTATCCCCAACTTCGTTGACGCAACAAAGACAGAGTCAGTAGATGCTGACCACTTTTTGGTTGCAACGGCTCTTGCGCACCAGAAAAGTATGGGTCAAAACTTGTTCTTACCGGTTGCGATGGTGGTCACGATGGAGAAGCGCAAGAAGCCGGAGAAGCAAAGGCTGAAGGTTCCCGACGCCTGCGACAAGTTGGGCGTTAAATGCGTTGACCTCTACGGATGGCTCAGTGAGTGCGGCTACAAGCTGGACATCGTTCCTAAGGAGATTAACCCTTGA
- a CDS encoding restriction endonuclease subunit S: protein MVATASKDEIERFRIKIGDVIITKDSELWSDIGVPAVVRYEADDLVCGYHLAILRPKADELSGEFLLRCLQDRLIATQLHVAANGITRYGLSQGSIKSCLIPVPPLGEQGELVSHLMEATRDLTLAISKAQAEIDLIREYRTRLVADVVTGQLDVRHLDLPEVEESLIEAIDAVESDDPDEELEAQEVE, encoded by the coding sequence ATGGTGGCAACCGCTTCAAAAGATGAGATTGAGCGGTTTCGAATCAAGATTGGCGATGTCATTATCACGAAAGACTCAGAACTCTGGTCTGACATTGGGGTTCCAGCCGTCGTTCGCTACGAGGCTGATGATTTGGTCTGTGGGTATCACCTCGCCATCCTGCGACCGAAGGCAGATGAACTCAGCGGCGAGTTTCTGCTCAGGTGCTTGCAAGACCGATTGATAGCTACCCAACTTCATGTCGCTGCAAACGGAATCACTCGCTATGGTTTGTCCCAAGGTTCAATCAAGTCGTGCCTGATACCTGTGCCGCCACTTGGCGAGCAAGGGGAATTGGTGTCCCATTTGATGGAGGCGACTCGGGATTTGACGCTTGCCATTTCGAAGGCGCAAGCTGAAATTGACCTCATTCGTGAGTACCGAACTCGACTAGTCGCCGACGTGGTGACAGGTCAACTCGATGTCCGTCACCTTGACTTGCCCGAGGTCGAAGAATCGCTCATTGAAGCGATTGATGCAGTGGAATCCGATGACCCAGATGAAGAACTTGAAGCCCAGGAGGTTGAATAG
- a CDS encoding ImmA/IrrE family metallo-endopeptidase, translated as MPEPPDEPKALTDYRTVGNIVNGQFSAELVLEIRRARYLQNRLVEDWEDVFPDWKSNLPAYQLTDDPVLRAAEMRTALGVTLAHQKKFKLENRGLREWRHALFLKGALTFGFRVERDQALGFAIWHAQFPLVGFNLEGYKAQQVFTLFHELAHLCLRQSVVSDLGADRIQSGRDSIKRTETFCNRFASALLLPPGAVEVQDAVNDISKDGATDASLVDKYAKKFRVSKYVLLHRLIESGKVPKNRTSAVFTAWRKLDEEDAEQKSAKQRAKPEKDKQLGKERRGASPVAESLTARGETLTRRVLQAMSSGSLDSTDAQDLLGLKDYQFEALELELGRRKVVE; from the coding sequence ATGCCGGAACCGCCAGATGAACCTAAGGCGCTCACTGACTACCGAACCGTTGGCAACATAGTCAATGGACAGTTTTCTGCTGAGTTGGTTCTTGAAATCCGTCGAGCCCGCTATCTTCAAAACAGGCTTGTAGAGGATTGGGAGGATGTCTTTCCAGATTGGAAGTCGAATCTGCCCGCATACCAGCTGACTGATGACCCAGTCCTAAGAGCAGCGGAAATGCGAACTGCCCTTGGCGTTACGCTAGCCCACCAGAAAAAGTTCAAGCTCGAAAATCGTGGTCTCAGAGAGTGGCGTCATGCCCTCTTCCTCAAAGGTGCCTTGACATTTGGCTTTAGGGTGGAACGAGACCAGGCATTAGGCTTCGCCATTTGGCACGCCCAGTTTCCATTAGTTGGATTCAATCTTGAAGGCTACAAAGCTCAGCAAGTCTTTACACTCTTCCATGAGTTGGCACACCTATGTCTTCGCCAATCGGTCGTTTCAGACTTAGGGGCAGATAGAATCCAAAGCGGTCGGGATAGTATCAAAAGAACCGAAACGTTCTGCAACCGATTCGCTTCGGCGTTACTACTCCCACCTGGAGCCGTAGAAGTACAGGATGCCGTTAATGACATCTCCAAGGACGGAGCCACCGATGCGTCACTTGTCGATAAATACGCCAAAAAGTTTCGGGTAAGCAAGTATGTGTTGCTTCATCGACTCATTGAATCCGGGAAAGTGCCCAAGAATAGGACCTCTGCGGTGTTCACGGCTTGGCGAAAACTCGACGAGGAGGATGCCGAGCAGAAAAGCGCAAAGCAACGTGCCAAGCCTGAGAAGGATAAGCAACTAGGCAAAGAACGTAGAGGTGCATCGCCTGTCGCCGAGTCTCTAACCGCAAGGGGCGAAACATTGACAAGGCGTGTTCTCCAGGCGATGTCTTCGGGCTCACTCGATTCGACCGATGCGCAAGACTTGCTAGGGCTCAAAGATTACCAGTTTGAAGCCCTGGAACTAGAACTCGGTCGGCGCAAGGTGGTGGAGTGA
- a CDS encoding SAM-dependent DNA methyltransferase, with protein sequence MNAQTLGWITNFIWGIADDVLRDVYVRGKYRDVILPMVVIRRLDAVLEPTKQAVLDMKTTLDQANIADQYAALRSKSGQAFYNASPFTLRDLQSRAKTQQLKADFEAYLDGFSPNVQEILEKFKFRNQIPTMVDADILGSLIEKFLDRSINLSPNPVMNVDGTERIPALDNHAMGTMFEELIRKFNEDNNEEAGEHFTPRDVVKLMADLIFWPVANQIESSTYLVYDAACGTGGMLTVAEERLREIGSAQGKDVSIHLYGQEVNPETYAITKADLLLKGEGDEAENFRLGSTLSQDGFPTREFDFMLSNPPYGKSWKTDLERMGGKGDLSDSRFIIDHAGDPEFSLITRSSDGQLMFLVNKLAKMKHNTPLGSRIVEVHNGSALFTGDAGQGESNIRRWILENDWLEAIIALPLNMFYNTGIATYIWVLTNRKPEHRQGKVQLIDATQWFKSLRKNLGKKNCELAPEDIQKVMDSFLAFEENEQSKLFPNEAFGYWKVVVERPLRLHSQFTRKAIESLRFATGDETLRRELYSEFGQRLSSEFASIRASLELRLKGDEPEGDSDGEEEEEAPKKKQAVSEKRRKKILDAETWKRDQRLHETAKQLSEAIGETLFEDHNDFRLRVDKTLKTLGIKLSQTEKKIILKAVSWREETAARVISKIHKPGTVEADPVHGLFEHVIDGKTCVVEFEPDTDLRDTENVPLLEEGGIEAFINREVLPHVPDAWVDDSKTQIGYEISFTRYFYKPKPMRTLDEIRRDIEALEQETEGLLDEVLVEVET encoded by the coding sequence ATGAACGCACAAACGCTAGGCTGGATTACGAACTTCATTTGGGGCATCGCCGACGATGTCCTGCGGGACGTTTATGTGCGGGGCAAATATCGGGACGTTATCTTGCCGATGGTCGTCATCCGTCGCCTTGATGCCGTTCTGGAGCCGACCAAGCAAGCCGTCCTTGACATGAAGACGACTTTAGACCAAGCGAACATCGCCGACCAATATGCAGCTCTTCGCAGTAAATCTGGACAAGCGTTCTATAACGCTTCACCCTTCACCCTACGGGACCTTCAGTCCCGGGCAAAGACTCAGCAGCTTAAGGCAGACTTCGAAGCCTATCTCGACGGTTTTTCACCGAACGTCCAAGAAATCCTCGAAAAATTCAAGTTCAGAAACCAGATTCCTACGATGGTTGATGCGGACATCCTTGGCAGTCTGATTGAGAAGTTTCTCGACCGCTCCATCAATCTCTCTCCGAACCCAGTGATGAATGTCGATGGAACAGAGCGAATCCCTGCTCTCGACAATCATGCGATGGGCACGATGTTCGAAGAGCTCATTCGCAAGTTCAACGAAGATAACAACGAAGAGGCGGGAGAGCATTTTACGCCCCGTGATGTGGTCAAGCTTATGGCAGACCTAATATTCTGGCCGGTCGCCAATCAAATTGAGTCGAGCACATATCTGGTTTATGATGCAGCCTGCGGGACAGGGGGCATGCTCACCGTAGCTGAGGAACGTTTGCGTGAGATTGGGAGTGCCCAAGGCAAAGATGTTTCGATTCATCTCTACGGTCAAGAGGTCAACCCGGAAACCTATGCCATCACAAAAGCTGACCTTCTTCTCAAAGGCGAAGGCGACGAGGCAGAGAATTTCCGATTAGGCTCAACACTTTCCCAGGATGGATTCCCAACCCGAGAGTTCGACTTTATGCTCTCCAACCCACCGTATGGCAAGAGCTGGAAAACCGACTTAGAGCGGATGGGAGGCAAAGGTGACCTGTCGGACTCTCGATTCATCATCGACCACGCTGGTGACCCAGAGTTCAGTCTAATCACCCGTTCGAGTGATGGGCAGCTTATGTTCCTGGTCAACAAGCTCGCCAAGATGAAGCACAACACTCCGCTTGGGAGCCGAATCGTCGAAGTTCATAACGGAAGTGCGCTCTTCACCGGAGACGCTGGCCAAGGAGAATCCAACATCCGCCGCTGGATTCTGGAAAACGACTGGCTGGAGGCAATCATCGCCCTTCCGCTCAACATGTTCTACAACACGGGCATCGCCACGTACATCTGGGTGCTGACCAACCGAAAGCCCGAGCATCGCCAAGGCAAGGTTCAGCTCATCGACGCCACCCAGTGGTTCAAATCGCTTCGCAAGAACCTCGGCAAGAAGAACTGCGAGCTGGCACCAGAGGACATCCAAAAGGTTATGGACTCCTTCCTCGCTTTTGAGGAAAATGAGCAGTCCAAGCTGTTCCCCAACGAAGCGTTCGGATACTGGAAGGTCGTGGTCGAGCGCCCGCTTCGGTTGCACAGCCAATTCACCCGCAAAGCAATCGAGTCTCTGCGATTTGCGACCGGTGACGAGACGCTTCGGCGTGAACTGTACTCTGAGTTTGGACAGCGGCTTTCCTCTGAGTTCGCCAGCATTAGGGCTTCCCTTGAGCTTCGGCTAAAGGGTGATGAGCCCGAAGGCGATAGTGATGGCGAAGAAGAAGAGGAGGCACCGAAAAAGAAGCAAGCGGTCTCTGAAAAGCGCCGAAAGAAGATTCTCGACGCCGAAACTTGGAAGCGTGACCAGCGGTTACACGAAACGGCGAAGCAATTGTCGGAAGCCATCGGGGAGACCTTATTCGAAGACCACAACGACTTTCGGCTCCGTGTTGATAAGACACTCAAGACCCTCGGAATCAAGCTTAGCCAGACTGAGAAGAAAATCATCCTCAAGGCAGTGAGTTGGCGGGAAGAAACGGCTGCAAGAGTCATCTCAAAGATTCACAAACCCGGCACTGTGGAAGCTGACCCAGTGCACGGACTATTTGAGCATGTCATCGACGGTAAAACCTGTGTGGTTGAATTCGAACCTGACACCGACCTTCGGGACACCGAAAACGTGCCCTTGCTTGAAGAAGGTGGCATCGAAGCGTTCATCAATCGAGAGGTGTTGCCGCACGTGCCAGATGCCTGGGTGGACGATTCCAAGACCCAGATTGGTTACGAAATCAGCTTCACTCGGTACTTCTATAAGCCCAAGCCCATGCGGACGCTGGATGAGATTCGGCGGGACATCGAAGCGCTGGAGCAGGAAACCGAAGGCCTGCTCGATGAGGTTCTAGTGGAGGTGGAAACTTGA
- a CDS encoding DUF3883 domain-containing protein, with the protein MKLGGSEAMRINYPALSDENLKRYGTDVGEWAPELLANLYHERTHFVFELLQNAEDALQRRAEAGSRSVRFELCRGGLRVSHKGKPFDEADVRGICGINKSTKKDELTAIGRFGIGFKSVYAVTDRPEIRSAGRNFGIKDFVHPFELPPCEEHEGETRFWLPFRTDDSSVFTEIGEGLQKLDAKTLLFLRHVEEVDWRIEGGASGTYCRESVELQDGLRRVTLIGTTSLGEELSEEQWYVFSRPVESDGTEVGAVEIAYSVDLTASTSDLKLRTVSDSRLAAFFPTSVQTNLGVVLQAPFRTTPARDNVPPKDPWNQRLVQETASLLVESLGVLRDLNLLSVDVLCGMPIDEDDFQEGSMFRPLYDALASALQAQALLPKNGGGWMPSSQAALARGQELCELLDSGQLTSLFESKEDLDWLSDSITMDRTPVLRSYLMQEHKIREIQPQMFVSRVSKEFLEDQSDEWICKLYEFLSGQSHLWKTPGNLNKPWVRLADGKHVVAFTGEQPNAYLPSKSSSGFQTVSPAVCSSEDALSFLSGTLKLSEPDPVDDVIKNILPLYEEGAEHDNLGLYREHLEAIIAAYSNQNTRERFTSALKSKHWVASIDNDGSKNWLTPFQCYLPTDRLRQLFEGVPDIDFVDDSIPGLQGEAIRNILRACGSERYLDTVPPAQKLSSDECYKLRQKYGDTGCSGGESQDDRTLHGLDGILKRIAELPHDEAAERSQLLWDALADVVQDKRQGVVKATYTWTYYSQRSIEFDAAFIRTLKSTPWIPSKDGTLSTPDEVVFEHLDPTWTPNPVLQTALNFRPSELEQFAKAAGFDLGILNILKKSGITSESDLKQRLGLTNEDESSHDDDDEHEDGEHDDEQHHEENTQGSDDDGEVGDGAGSNGKEGEGAGVGSESGSGRSSSGGSGSASGGSSSNSSSNKNANAGRREFFSYLKTHPVEVEDDEFSDLETHAERMRVEAVAIDHILRIEPDLQRTPAGNKGFDLYGTGESGLPNRWIEVKAMVGTLASHPVGMSKAQFEKAMTGKSSYWLYIVENATSEEPRILKIQDPAGNARTFTFDEGWREIATVSQVNVETGEVKI; encoded by the coding sequence TTGAAGTTAGGGGGGAGCGAAGCAATGCGGATTAACTATCCGGCCCTCAGCGATGAGAACCTCAAGCGATATGGTACAGATGTCGGCGAATGGGCTCCCGAGTTGCTCGCCAACCTCTATCACGAGCGAACACATTTCGTTTTTGAGCTGCTCCAGAACGCCGAAGACGCACTTCAGAGGAGAGCCGAAGCGGGTTCACGTTCGGTTCGATTCGAGCTTTGCAGAGGCGGGCTAAGGGTCTCTCACAAAGGCAAGCCATTCGACGAAGCTGATGTCCGTGGAATATGCGGCATCAACAAGAGCACCAAAAAAGATGAGTTGACCGCCATAGGGCGATTCGGCATAGGTTTCAAGTCGGTTTATGCTGTCACTGACCGGCCCGAAATCCGTTCTGCAGGGCGGAACTTCGGAATCAAGGACTTTGTCCACCCCTTCGAGTTGCCGCCATGCGAAGAACACGAAGGTGAGACAAGATTCTGGTTGCCCTTCCGTACAGATGACAGTTCAGTCTTCACGGAAATTGGCGAAGGGCTCCAGAAGCTGGATGCCAAAACCTTGCTCTTCCTCCGCCATGTCGAAGAGGTGGATTGGCGCATCGAAGGTGGCGCAAGCGGCACCTACTGTCGAGAGTCCGTCGAGTTGCAAGACGGATTGAGACGGGTTACTCTCATCGGCACGACGAGCTTAGGCGAAGAACTTTCTGAAGAGCAATGGTACGTGTTCTCTCGACCGGTCGAGTCAGATGGCACCGAGGTTGGAGCCGTCGAGATTGCCTACTCGGTGGATTTGACCGCTTCAACTAGCGATTTGAAATTGAGGACTGTTTCAGACTCAAGGTTGGCTGCTTTCTTCCCGACCAGCGTCCAAACTAATCTGGGGGTGGTCTTGCAAGCTCCGTTTCGAACCACTCCGGCTCGGGACAACGTGCCGCCAAAGGACCCCTGGAACCAGCGTCTTGTACAAGAAACTGCATCCCTGCTAGTCGAATCGCTCGGTGTCCTTAGGGACCTGAACTTACTCTCGGTTGATGTCCTTTGCGGCATGCCGATTGATGAGGACGACTTCCAAGAAGGCTCGATGTTCCGACCGCTCTATGATGCGCTAGCCAGCGCTCTCCAAGCTCAAGCACTGCTCCCAAAGAATGGTGGAGGTTGGATGCCGAGCTCACAAGCCGCCCTGGCTCGTGGACAAGAACTATGCGAACTCCTAGACTCAGGACAGTTGACATCCCTTTTTGAATCGAAGGAGGATTTGGACTGGCTTAGCGACAGCATTACTATGGACCGAACTCCAGTGCTCCGAAGCTACTTGATGCAGGAACACAAAATCCGGGAAATCCAGCCTCAGATGTTCGTATCAAGAGTCTCAAAGGAGTTCCTGGAGGACCAATCCGATGAGTGGATTTGCAAGCTCTACGAGTTCCTATCCGGGCAATCCCATCTTTGGAAAACACCTGGGAATCTGAACAAGCCCTGGGTTCGCTTGGCTGACGGCAAACATGTCGTTGCCTTCACCGGTGAACAGCCCAACGCCTACCTTCCTTCAAAGTCCAGTTCAGGATTCCAAACAGTGAGTCCCGCTGTCTGTTCCTCCGAAGATGCACTGAGCTTTCTCAGCGGCACCCTTAAGCTCAGCGAACCTGACCCCGTCGATGATGTCATCAAGAACATCCTGCCCCTTTACGAAGAGGGAGCTGAACACGATAATCTCGGTCTCTATCGAGAGCATCTCGAAGCAATAATCGCAGCCTATAGCAATCAGAACACCCGAGAGCGGTTCACTTCGGCACTCAAATCAAAGCACTGGGTCGCATCCATTGACAACGATGGCAGCAAGAACTGGCTGACACCGTTTCAGTGCTATCTGCCCACAGACCGTCTTCGCCAGCTCTTCGAAGGTGTGCCTGACATTGACTTCGTGGATGACTCGATTCCGGGTTTACAGGGCGAAGCAATCCGAAACATTCTTCGTGCGTGTGGTTCAGAGCGATATTTGGACACCGTCCCCCCGGCTCAGAAGCTCTCGTCCGATGAATGCTACAAGCTTAGACAGAAGTATGGTGACACCGGATGTTCAGGAGGGGAAAGCCAGGATGACCGCACTCTGCACGGGCTGGATGGAATCCTCAAGCGCATTGCCGAGCTTCCACATGATGAAGCCGCAGAGCGCAGCCAATTGCTCTGGGATGCCCTAGCTGACGTGGTTCAGGACAAGCGCCAGGGCGTGGTGAAGGCAACCTACACCTGGACTTATTACAGCCAACGGAGTATCGAATTTGACGCTGCATTTATCCGCACGCTGAAGAGCACTCCGTGGATTCCTTCAAAGGACGGCACACTTTCAACTCCTGATGAAGTGGTGTTCGAGCATCTAGACCCGACTTGGACTCCGAATCCTGTCCTTCAAACTGCCCTGAACTTCCGACCATCGGAGCTTGAACAGTTTGCCAAGGCAGCTGGATTCGACCTGGGCATCCTCAACATTCTCAAGAAAAGCGGCATCACAAGTGAATCCGACTTGAAGCAAAGGCTTGGTCTCACCAATGAGGATGAGTCATCTCATGATGATGATGATGAACATGAAGATGGCGAACATGACGATGAACAGCATCACGAAGAAAACACCCAAGGCAGCGATGATGATGGTGAAGTCGGTGATGGTGCGGGAAGCAATGGCAAAGAAGGAGAAGGAGCGGGAGTAGGTTCTGAAAGCGGCAGTGGGCGCAGCAGTTCGGGTGGCTCCGGTTCCGCAAGTGGAGGCAGTTCGTCCAACTCCTCCTCGAACAAGAATGCCAATGCCGGACGGCGGGAATTCTTCTCGTATCTAAAGACCCATCCGGTCGAGGTTGAGGACGATGAGTTCTCCGACTTGGAGACGCATGCAGAGCGGATGCGGGTCGAAGCGGTCGCCATCGACCACATCCTGAGAATTGAACCAGACCTACAGCGGACTCCCGCTGGGAACAAAGGGTTTGACCTTTATGGTACTGGCGAGAGTGGGCTCCCCAATCGCTGGATTGAGGTCAAGGCAATGGTCGGAACCCTTGCCAGCCACCCCGTTGGAATGTCGAAGGCGCAGTTTGAGAAAGCGATGACAGGAAAATCCAGCTACTGGCTTTACATCGTTGAAAACGCCACGTCAGAGGAACCAAGAATTTTGAAAATACAAGACCCCGCCGGAAATGCACGCACGTTCACATTTGATGAAGGATGGAGAGAGATTGCGACGGTCAGCCAGGTCAACGTTGAGACAGGTGAGGTAAAGATTTGA